The following are from one region of the Cytophagia bacterium CHB2 genome:
- a CDS encoding antibiotic biosynthesis monooxygenase, whose product MIARMWHGMTPAAKADDYLEVLKKTGVPDYQSTEGNRGVYILRRIEGDRAHFLLITHWDSVEAIKKFAGEDFEKAKYYPEDAAFLLEFEPHVTHYEVLVNSSTV is encoded by the coding sequence ATGATCGCCAGAATGTGGCACGGCATGACGCCGGCGGCAAAAGCAGATGACTATCTCGAAGTCTTGAAAAAAACCGGCGTCCCGGATTATCAATCGACCGAGGGCAATCGGGGTGTGTATATTTTGCGACGAATCGAAGGCGACCGCGCGCATTTTCTGTTGATCACACACTGGGATTCTGTTGAAGCCATCAAGAAATTTGCCGGCGAGGATTTTGAGAAAGCAAAATATTATCCTGAAGACGCGGCGTTTTTGCTCGAGTTCGAACCTCATGTAACACATTACGAAGTGCTGGTCAATTCCTCAACAGTTTGA